The Mesorhizobium sp. INR15 region CAAGTTTGCGGAGGTGAGTTTCCCAACTCTCGTCCGGTCCGGCGACCAGATCGGGATATGTCATCTGCAGCACGATGTGCGAAAAGTAGGTTGCGAAGGTTTCCCGGGTAAGGCCCTTCACGTTCTCGAAAATAAAGGCGCGGGGCTTCGTTTCGCGAAGCGCGCGAACCGCTTGCGGCCACATGTCTCGCGAATCCGCATGCGCACGGTGCTTGCCGCCTAGCGAGAAGGGCTGGCAAGGCGGGCCGCCCGTGACCAGGTCGATTTTGCCTTCGTGCTCGCGGAAATCCACGTCGCGAACATCGCCTTCCGTGGGTTCGGGCCAATCGCCAACCAGGCCAAGGCCATCGCGGCGATTTTCGCGAATCGTGTCGCAGCACCAGCGGTCCCATTCGACCACGGCCTGGGGCGCGAAGCCGGCACAGCTTACGCCCATGCCAAGCCCGCCGGCGCCCGCGAAGAGCTCGATCGATTTCATGCTATTCCCCTACGAATTCGCGCAGCGTGTTCTCTAATTGTTCACTCTGCCGCAATTCGCATTCCCAGACAACAAGTACGTTCCAACCAAGTTGCTTCAAGGCATCCTGCTTGCGCGTATCGCGCTCCGCGTTCGCGGATAGTTTCGGGCCCCAGAAATCAAGCTTGGACTTCGGAAGCCGGGCCAAGCGGCAAGCCGGATCGTCGTGACGATGCCAAAAGCACCCATGAATGAAAATCGCCTTTTTGCGTTTTCCAAAAGCAATGTCCGGTTTGCCCGGCAGATCACCGCGATGGAGCCGATAACGGTAGCCCATCGCATGCAGAAGCCGACGCACGACCAGTTCCGGCTTCGTATCCCTGCCGTGGATACGCGCCATCCGTTCACTGCGTTCGCTGGTTGAAAGGGTGTCCACGTTCGCCCGTCTCATCGATTCGCGACATGCTGTTGCGTTTTGCCATGAATGTGAAGGCCCGTGTATGCCAACCGGTCGACAACCGGAGCCAGCTCGCACGGCCCGCAAAACACCGCTAAGCTTGAAACGTCGTGCAGTGCCTGGGGGGAATCGTGAAAGCGGTTTTCGATGTGAAGCCGGGATCTGGCTATGACGATGACATCACCCGTCGCTATCATTTTCCGGCTCGCAGCAACTATCTCGATGCGGCCCGGAACGCGGTTGGCGATTGGGTGCTGTTTCGCGAGCCGCAACGCAATGGCGGGCGCCGCGCTTACATAGCCACCGCACGCGTAGCCGATGTCGCGCCGGACGCTGAACGGTCAGACCACTATTATGCCAATGTGACTGACTATCTCGAGTTTCCGAGACCGGTGCCTTTCATCAGGGGTGGCCGCTACGCCGAGGCGTTGTTGCGCGAGGTTCTCGATCCGAGCCGCGTTGGTCGGGCGGTGCAAGGCAAGTCTATGCGGCCGGTCTTGAATGAGGATTTCGATGAGATCGTATTGGCCGGCCTGGATGAAACGCTGGACCCCGCCAATGCCAGAAAGCTCATGCCCGACATGCTGCCGCTCGACATGCCTTTGCCCATGCAGCCCGGTTTTGCAGGGCAGGCTGGGTTTGCCGAGACGGTCGATCGGCGGGTGGAGCAGATATTGCTGAACCGAAAAATCCGCGACGCCACCTTCCGGCTGGAAGTCTGCCGCGCCTATGAGGATACCTGCGCCGTGACCGGGCTGCGCATGATCAATGGCGGCGGCAGGGCCGAGGTTCAGGCGGCACATATCAAGCCGGTCGCGGCCAACGGTCCGGATGTTGTCCAAAATGGCATAGCGCTATCGGCCACCGTGCACTGGCTATTCGACCGGCATCTCATCTCGATAGACGAGAATTACCGGCTTCTGGTCGCGCACAACCGGGTGCCGGGCGAGCTGCGCAATCTCTTTCGTCCGGAATCCCAGGGGCTGCATTGGCCCAAGGATTCAAGGTTGATGCCACATCCGGCGTTCCTGGCGCATCATCGAGAGCAGTTCGCAGGCGTGCACTAAATCTCGAAAATGAAACAGCGCACTTCGCGATGGATCTTATGACTTCAGCGGTGCAGCCGAACGGTCGGGCGGCGCCTGCCCGCCGCCTATTTCGCGGCGAGACTTTTGCTGAACAGGGCTCGCTCGATGTCGGGTTCCAGGGTTCCGGCGAAGGCCGTGGTCAGATGGTGGCTGTCACGGAACGCGAGCTTGCCGTCGATGAAGACATGACAGGTCGTCTGGTCGCAGAAGCGGTCGGTCAGGTCGACATAGGTGGTGTTGGAAACGCTCTGCACGATGCGGCGCTCTATCGTTGCGGTGGCTTCATTGTCGGCGTGGGCGCGCGGCGTGTCGCAGCGCGAAGGCGCTTCGCCCCACCACAGCGCGCGGGCCACGCAGGTGTTGGCGAATTGGTCGTTGATCGGCACGTCACGGATCACCGCCACCTTGATGCCGGCCTGGCTGAATGTCTCGATCGTCTCGCGCAGGCCTGCCTGCCAGGCGACATTCTGCTGATCGCGCATTGCCGCCGGCGCCTCCTTGACGAGGTTGCCGAAGGAGAATTCCGACATCACCACCAGCCTCGGCTTCAGCGCGAGGATCTGCGCCACCGCCTGCCGTCGCCAGGTGTCGCATTCGGTGTAGTCGCGCTTCAGCCGCGAGCTCCAGCTGGTCATGCGCGAGGCCGGGCAGGAGGATTTGAGGAACGTCACCACCCTGTTGTCGTTGCGCTTGGCCGCTTCGATCACTGGTGTCGACCAATGGTCAGCATGCGAATCGCCGAACAGGACGATGGTGTGACCGGTGTCGCCGGCGCCGAACATGCACGGTTTTGGCGTGACGGTGGCAAGGTCTGCCAGGCAGGCTTCGTCGCTGGCGCGCGCCATCGACGGCATCGCGGCGGCCTGGACGAG contains the following coding sequences:
- a CDS encoding HNH endonuclease produces the protein MKAVFDVKPGSGYDDDITRRYHFPARSNYLDAARNAVGDWVLFREPQRNGGRRAYIATARVADVAPDAERSDHYYANVTDYLEFPRPVPFIRGGRYAEALLREVLDPSRVGRAVQGKSMRPVLNEDFDEIVLAGLDETLDPANARKLMPDMLPLDMPLPMQPGFAGQAGFAETVDRRVEQILLNRKIRDATFRLEVCRAYEDTCAVTGLRMINGGGRAEVQAAHIKPVAANGPDVVQNGIALSATVHWLFDRHLISIDENYRLLVAHNRVPGELRNLFRPESQGLHWPKDSRLMPHPAFLAHHREQFAGVH
- a CDS encoding very short patch repair endonuclease, with the protein product MDTLSTSERSERMARIHGRDTKPELVVRRLLHAMGYRYRLHRGDLPGKPDIAFGKRKKAIFIHGCFWHRHDDPACRLARLPKSKLDFWGPKLSANAERDTRKQDALKQLGWNVLVVWECELRQSEQLENTLREFVGE